Part of the candidate division KSB1 bacterium genome, GGCGAGAACATCGGGCCGTTCTTGCCGCAAAAATCCATGCGCCCATCGATGCCATCGACACCGCGTTCCAATTGCGCAATGAGCAGCGGAAAGTTGTTCTCATGCACGATGTCCAAATACGTCTTTACCAGCCCTGGATCAGTGACCATGGCTTCCAAAAACACCGGCAGCCACGTGGAAAAGGTGGGCAGATACACGTCGTAATGTCCAAGGACAAACATGTCCGGAGCGTTGGCCAAGGCATAGTCAAGCGCCTCAAACATCGTGTCGTCGGGTACTATGGGCGACGGCCCACGCTTCTCCATAGCCTTGACCATGGCCCGAAAGCCGTCCATACCCTGGTGGCGCAGGCTGGAGTCGACTTCGTAGTAGAGGTCTTCTTCGGGCAGGTAGCGCATGAGCGCCCAGTAGCCCTCACCAATCTCATACCGCCACTCGTTTTCGCCCACCTTCTTCGGCTTCAGGTCATGCTCGCTCTCATAAGGGTCGATGACCAGGATGTCATAGCCTAATTTGCGATACAACTCGATGGTATCCTCGATGAAGCGTTGATAGAACTCCCGCCGTTTCCCGGCCAGGATCATGTCGTTGCGGAGCTTGCCCATCACGTAGCCGCCGGTTCCCACCCACGCATCCCGGCCAAGCACCTTGCTCCCCACCGGCGAGTTGACGCAAAGCTCGAACTTTGGGATGCGATCAGCCTCTTGATGGCGAAGTGCCGTCAAAACCCGTTCTTTCGATGTCACGACCACCTCCGCAATTGTTGCGCTTTTCGAGAAGGCCTTCAAATCCGGCGCAGAGCTTGGAGAAACGAGGCTTCCAGCTTCGCCCTCTGCAACCCCTGGCCAATGATCACCACTTCGTTGCGCCCATCTGCCGGTCTCCCGGTGTGGTGCAACGATATGTTCGCCATGGTGGCGTCTACGTAGGTGTGCTGTCCTTCCAGTGAGATAAAGCCTTTCATGCGCGTCAGACCGGGCCCGAGGGAGGCCACGAAGCGTTCCCAGCTTTCCCTATCAAAGTCGCCCTGCGCCTGAAGAGTGTACGAGAAGAGGGGATCAGGTCGCCCTTCACCTGGGGGGCCAGTAGCAGAGACCTCCGGCCGTCGGATCGTGTCTAGGATCTCCAGAGGAAAGTCGGCAAACTGTGTGCGCAGCACTTGAGCATGCGGAGCCAAATCCTGCACCGCGGCAGAGACCTGTTCCACCACCTCCGGCGGCACCAGGTCGCACTTGTTTACTAACACAAGGTCGGCGCTCCGCACCTGGGACACCGGTGCCCTGAGCACGCCCTTTATCTTGGGGAAGGTCTGGCAGTCTACCACGCAGACACAGGCGGTAACCCGCACGCAGCTGCGCAACGCAGGCAGAGCCAGCATCTTTTCCATCTCGCTGGTGTCGGCAAGGCCGGTGGCCTCGATGAGCAGCAGGTCCGGCCGCAGCTCCTGGGCGATGCGCTCTACTTCTGCGATAAAGTCGGTGCGCACGCAGATGCAGAAAAGGCTGCCCCGGTTCAACTCCACCTTCTCATAGTTCCCCTCCCGAAGCAAGCGCCCGTCAATGCCGACTGTGCCAAACTCATTGATGAGGAGCACGAGGCGGCGGTCAGCATAGTGGCCGATCAGTCTGTTGAGGAGGGTGGTTTTGCCTGCACCGAGAAACCCAGTGAGCAAAATGGTGGGGATCATTGCAGCTCCTTCAGCCACTCCTTGATAACCTCCACAGACGGCACGCGCCCCGCTGCGCGCACCTGCTCGCGCACTGTGATAATGGCGGGCGTGGCTGAGACGCCGTACGAGTAGATCGTCTCCTCGTCCATGATGCGCTCCACCTCCACGGTGCTGCCCAACTCTCGCACAGCCTGCTGCACGTTCGCCCACACTTGCTCACAGCGCTCGCACCCACCTCCCAATACCAGCAGCCGCCCACGCCGCTCCCGCAGCTTCATGTGCAGCTT contains:
- a CDS encoding GTP-binding protein, which codes for MAEGAAMIPTILLTGFLGAGKTTLLNRLIGHYADRRLVLLINEFGTVGIDGRLLREGNYEKVELNRGSLFCICVRTDFIAEVERIAQELRPDLLLIEATGLADTSEMEKMLALPALRSCVRVTACVCVVDCQTFPKIKGVLRAPVSQVRSADLVLVNKCDLVPPEVVEQVSAAVQDLAPHAQVLRTQFADFPLEILDTIRRPEVSATGPPGEGRPDPLFSYTLQAQGDFDRESWERFVASLGPGLTRMKGFISLEGQHTYVDATMANISLHHTGRPADGRNEVVIIGQGLQRAKLEASFLQALRRI